Proteins co-encoded in one Paraburkholderia edwinii genomic window:
- a CDS encoding fimbria/pilus outer membrane usher protein produces the protein MRLPEMTTVILALAVAPSCAGAAGPTLLLALQVNGYATGKIGEFSLLDGALAARRGELRDLGFRVPEAAPSTPGASSDGLVALSSLSGMSWRLDEASQTLYVTSDDEQLLPTLLGVSGQNASALPVESSTGATLNYDVSTSTVRGQSSANGELDLRVFSPRGIASSGLLAYAGSGSASPVRLDSTYTYSDADTLRRYRVGDFVTGSLNWTRAVRLGGVQIETDFAMRPDLITFPLPSLAGSAAVPSTVDVLVNGNRTISQQVGMGPFAISQLPVVTGAGTISMTLTNALGQQVTETLPFYASATLLEPGLQNFSIQAGAVRRNWGTVSNDYGSFAATATYRRGLSSTVTVEASAEGAAQLFMGGAGIVASIGNFAVFNAAAAVSTSAAGTGSQFSIGIQRQDRVFGFGASVTVASTNFVDVAALNGSPTPRLELIASTGASLGRLGSVGLAYAGIDLNATPGPVRVYVPAGTVLNGDSTSQGGVVSFQPARRSHILSASYTAPIRDVSLYLTGYHDFTASNSSGVMIGLTIPLGKRSSVSASAGSGSGSSYAQVQAQQSPVTIGDWGYQVYGSRATDADHEFAQVRYKSPWTMLSAGVDRTAQDTLLRLETQGAISVVGGGVFASNTINDSFGIVDTGGVGRVRVLDENLDAGRTDSSGRLLVPDLRSYAVNHLAIDPADLPPDVSLDSATRNVRPQDRSAVVVKFAVRASRGALVRLVDEAGAPVAPGSVVTLRATRSKAPVGYDGDTYIEGLDAHNEVGVEQPGGQRCTATFDYQPAPGDIPTIGPVVCHEQTR, from the coding sequence ATGCGCCTGCCCGAAATGACGACGGTGATACTGGCTTTGGCCGTCGCGCCATCTTGCGCCGGGGCAGCCGGCCCGACTCTGCTGCTCGCGTTGCAGGTCAACGGTTACGCCACCGGTAAGATCGGCGAATTCTCGTTGCTAGACGGCGCATTGGCGGCACGGCGCGGCGAGCTGCGCGACCTCGGTTTCCGGGTGCCGGAAGCCGCTCCATCCACGCCGGGCGCCAGTTCCGACGGTCTGGTCGCATTGTCCAGCCTGTCCGGCATGAGCTGGCGTCTCGACGAAGCCAGCCAGACGCTGTACGTGACCTCAGACGATGAGCAACTGCTGCCGACTCTGCTCGGAGTCAGTGGACAGAACGCAAGCGCGTTGCCGGTCGAGAGCAGCACGGGCGCGACACTCAACTATGACGTGTCGACCAGCACCGTGCGCGGCCAGAGCAGCGCCAATGGCGAGCTCGACCTGCGCGTGTTCTCGCCGCGGGGGATCGCGAGCTCGGGGTTGCTTGCCTATGCGGGTAGTGGCTCGGCTTCCCCCGTCCGCCTCGACTCGACGTACACGTATTCAGACGCAGATACGCTGCGCCGCTACCGCGTCGGCGACTTCGTCACCGGTAGTCTCAACTGGACCCGCGCGGTCCGCTTGGGGGGCGTGCAGATCGAGACGGATTTCGCGATGCGTCCCGACCTGATCACATTTCCGCTGCCGTCGCTGGCCGGCTCGGCCGCCGTGCCATCGACGGTGGACGTACTCGTCAACGGCAACAGGACGATATCGCAACAGGTCGGCATGGGGCCCTTCGCGATTTCACAGTTGCCGGTCGTGACTGGGGCCGGCACCATTTCGATGACGCTGACCAACGCGTTGGGTCAGCAGGTGACCGAAACGCTGCCGTTCTATGCGAGTGCCACGCTGCTCGAGCCGGGTCTGCAAAACTTCTCCATCCAGGCTGGCGCGGTCCGGCGCAACTGGGGCACGGTAAGCAACGACTACGGCAGCTTCGCGGCCACCGCCACCTATCGCCGTGGCCTCTCGTCGACGGTGACCGTCGAAGCGAGCGCCGAAGGCGCAGCCCAACTGTTCATGGGCGGCGCCGGGATCGTGGCAAGCATCGGCAACTTCGCGGTGTTCAATGCTGCTGCCGCGGTCAGCACGAGCGCAGCCGGCACCGGCAGCCAGTTTTCCATCGGCATCCAGCGCCAGGATAGGGTGTTTGGCTTCGGCGCGTCCGTCACGGTGGCCTCGACCAACTTTGTGGATGTCGCCGCGCTGAACGGTTCGCCGACGCCGCGACTGGAACTGATCGCGAGCACCGGCGCGTCGCTCGGCCGTCTCGGTTCGGTCGGCCTCGCGTATGCCGGAATAGACCTTAATGCGACGCCTGGCCCGGTCCGCGTGTACGTACCCGCCGGGACCGTGCTGAACGGCGACAGCACGTCGCAAGGCGGCGTCGTCTCGTTCCAGCCGGCGCGCCGCTCGCACATCCTGTCGGCCAGCTACACGGCGCCGATTCGCGACGTGTCGCTCTATCTGACCGGATATCATGATTTCACCGCCAGCAACAGTAGCGGCGTGATGATCGGCCTGACCATCCCGCTCGGCAAGCGCAGTTCCGTGAGCGCCAGCGCAGGATCGGGTTCGGGCAGCAGTTATGCACAGGTGCAGGCGCAGCAGTCGCCGGTCACCATCGGCGATTGGGGTTATCAGGTGTATGGCTCACGCGCCACCGACGCCGATCACGAATTCGCGCAGGTGCGCTACAAATCGCCGTGGACGATGCTGTCGGCCGGCGTCGACCGGACGGCGCAGGACACCTTGTTGCGCCTCGAAACCCAAGGTGCCATTTCAGTGGTCGGCGGCGGCGTGTTCGCATCGAACACGATCAACGACAGCTTCGGCATCGTCGACACGGGCGGCGTCGGTCGGGTCCGCGTCCTGGACGAGAACCTCGACGCGGGCCGCACCGATTCCTCGGGGCGCCTGCTGGTACCCGATTTGCGTTCATATGCGGTCAACCACCTTGCGATTGATCCGGCCGATCTGCCACCGGATGTGTCGCTCGATAGCGCCACCCGCAACGTGCGGCCGCAGGACCGCTCGGCTGTCGTCGTCAAGTTCGCGGTGCGCGCGAGCCGCGGCGCGTTGGTGCGGCTCGTGGACGAAGCCGGCGCCCCGGTTGCGCCGGGCAGCGTCGTTACGCTGCGGGCGACCCGCTCAAAGGCGCCGGTCGGCTACGACGGCGACACGTATATCGAGGGCCTCGATGCACACAACGAAGTTGGCGTCGAGCAGCCAGGCGGGCAGCGCTGCACGGCCACGTTCGACTACCAGCCGGCGCCTGGCGACATCCCCACGATTGGGCCAGTCGTCTGCCATGAGCAAACACGATGA
- a CDS encoding GlxA family transcriptional regulator, translated as MELNQTMPHASRQSNSLARADKTTRIDIALFNGFALPGIAVIIEIFQKANAFVAPGQIGRSRYDVSLWSAAGGRIASSSSVFVWTEDVNSHRGTNDVHLLFVAGGVGAQQACRDERLRIWLRSRHPFSEIVHPIAEGQILLEAAGLPGRYCPLIDADHKRGNAYPPGTMGEAPGAVPTALRIVEEDLGPDLAQLVAESVATEHKTPFGSSIADKAAPQVSEKIMASARWLKANVDQPISIDDAAQVAAMSERNFLRRFKSEMGVTPSDYLLRARLNLSCRMLVESRLPVDKIARRCGIGSGGQLAKLFRKYLATTPTDYRMGREPLKNSN; from the coding sequence ATGGAGCTGAATCAAACCATGCCGCACGCGTCGCGGCAAAGCAACTCACTGGCTAGGGCCGACAAGACGACGCGCATCGACATCGCTCTGTTCAATGGCTTTGCGCTGCCCGGCATCGCCGTAATCATCGAGATTTTTCAGAAGGCCAACGCGTTCGTCGCACCCGGACAGATTGGACGCTCACGCTACGACGTCTCGCTGTGGTCGGCTGCCGGTGGTCGCATTGCAAGTTCATCATCCGTCTTCGTCTGGACCGAAGACGTCAATTCGCACCGAGGCACCAACGACGTACATTTACTCTTCGTTGCCGGTGGCGTGGGTGCGCAACAGGCTTGCCGGGACGAACGTCTAAGAATCTGGCTGCGCAGCCGGCACCCTTTCAGCGAAATCGTTCATCCGATTGCGGAAGGCCAGATTCTGCTGGAAGCAGCTGGCCTGCCGGGTCGCTATTGCCCTCTAATCGATGCCGATCATAAAAGGGGCAACGCTTATCCACCGGGAACAATGGGTGAAGCGCCTGGCGCGGTCCCCACTGCGTTGCGCATCGTCGAGGAGGATCTTGGACCCGATCTGGCTCAACTGGTGGCCGAATCGGTCGCGACCGAGCACAAGACGCCGTTCGGTTCGTCCATCGCCGACAAAGCTGCGCCGCAGGTCAGTGAGAAGATCATGGCGTCCGCGCGCTGGCTGAAGGCAAACGTCGACCAGCCGATATCAATCGACGACGCGGCGCAGGTCGCGGCGATGAGCGAGCGCAATTTTCTGCGGCGATTCAAGAGCGAGATGGGCGTAACGCCATCCGACTACCTGCTGCGCGCACGCTTGAATTTGAGTTGCCGGATGCTCGTCGAGTCGCGCCTGCCGGTGGACAAGATCGCACGCCGCTGCGGCATCGGCAGCGGCGGCCAGTTGGCCAAGCTGTTCAGAAAGTACCTTGCGACCACGCCCACCGACTACCGGATGGGCCGGGAACCGCTCAAGAACTCGAATTGA
- a CDS encoding MFS transporter — protein MSASELRATVALASIFALRMLGLFMIMPVFSIYARTIPGGDNVFLVGVALGAYGVTQSLLYIFYGWVSDKIGRKPVIATGLLIFALGSFVAALAHDMTWIIVGRVIQGMGAVSSAVIAFIADLTSEEHRTKAMAMVGGSIGISFAVAIVGAPIVFQWVGMSGLFALVGVFSVLAVGVVLWVVPDAPKPVHVRAPFREVLHNVELLRLNFGVLVLHATQTALFLVVPRILEADGLPVHSHWMIYLPVMALSFVMMVPAIIAAEKRGKMKVVLVSAIFLILIGQLLLGAAPHTIAIVAAILFVYFLGFNILEASQPSLVSKLAPGTRKGAAVGVYNTTQSIGLALGGVVGGWLLKIDGSSAVFYSCSGLVLCWIVIATGMKVPARRLSSRVGASVRS, from the coding sequence ATGAGCGCATCTGAATTGCGCGCGACCGTGGCGCTTGCGTCGATCTTCGCGCTTCGCATGCTCGGTCTTTTCATGATCATGCCGGTGTTCTCGATCTACGCCAGAACGATTCCCGGCGGCGACAACGTGTTCCTCGTCGGCGTCGCGCTCGGTGCTTACGGCGTCACGCAGTCGCTTCTGTATATCTTCTACGGCTGGGTATCGGACAAGATCGGCCGCAAACCGGTTATCGCGACGGGCCTGCTGATCTTCGCGCTCGGCAGCTTCGTGGCCGCGCTCGCGCATGATATGACGTGGATCATCGTTGGCCGCGTGATTCAGGGGATGGGCGCCGTGTCGTCGGCGGTGATCGCGTTTATTGCGGATCTGACGTCCGAAGAACATCGCACGAAAGCCATGGCGATGGTCGGCGGCAGCATCGGCATTTCGTTCGCTGTGGCGATCGTCGGTGCACCGATCGTGTTCCAGTGGGTCGGCATGAGCGGGCTCTTTGCACTGGTCGGCGTGTTCTCGGTGCTCGCGGTCGGTGTTGTGCTGTGGGTCGTGCCCGATGCGCCGAAGCCCGTGCACGTGCGTGCGCCGTTCAGGGAAGTGCTGCACAACGTCGAACTGCTGCGGCTCAATTTCGGCGTGCTCGTGCTGCACGCGACGCAGACCGCGCTCTTTCTCGTCGTGCCGCGCATTCTCGAAGCGGACGGCCTGCCGGTCCACTCGCACTGGATGATCTACCTGCCGGTGATGGCCCTGTCGTTCGTCATGATGGTGCCCGCGATCATCGCGGCCGAGAAACGCGGCAAGATGAAAGTGGTGCTCGTCAGCGCCATTTTCCTTATCCTGATCGGCCAGTTACTACTGGGCGCCGCTCCGCATACCATAGCGATCGTGGCGGCGATTCTGTTCGTCTATTTTCTCGGCTTCAACATTCTCGAAGCGTCGCAGCCTTCGCTGGTCTCGAAGCTTGCGCCCGGCACGCGCAAGGGCGCAGCGGTCGGCGTCTATAACACAACGCAGTCCATCGGGCTTGCGCTGGGCGGCGTGGTCGGCGGATGGCTATTGAAAATCGACGGATCGAGCGCGGTGTTCTACAGCTGCTCGGGGCTTGTTTTGTGCTGGATTGTCATCGCCACCGGAATGAAAGTGCCGGCGCGAAGACTATCGAGCCGTGTTGGGGCGAGCGTAAGAAGCTGA
- a CDS encoding YeeE/YedE family protein, producing MSNRQSALFGIGVLIGITLYHGSFSFPSAWRQFIVERRGSDIRAHALMLAVGAGLFLPVLAAGTLFGTKVSAAAAPVSVSVFCGAFISGIGMQLSSRCACGTLYSANGGGISMIVTLFAFIAGSVLGTAHMVYWSVLPSLGSLTFGDTFGAVPALALSWIVLGGISILTVVVERRRHGTGAPPPISVSSQHSLVHGPWPLAAAALLLAVLNFATLAVSGQAWRVTSAFALWGAKAVSATGIKVARWPYWASYDNAVALAAPLSHDVPTVMNVGIMLGAMMAAALAGRYAPVWRVPLRPLLAAAFGGLMLGYGARLAYGSNVGAYFSGIVSASAHGWLWLLAAFAGSAVGIRLRPRLGLPIESGVPASDR from the coding sequence GTGAGCAATCGTCAGAGTGCGCTCTTTGGAATCGGCGTACTCATCGGCATCACGCTTTATCACGGTAGTTTCAGCTTTCCATCCGCGTGGCGGCAGTTCATCGTCGAGCGTCGCGGCTCGGATATTCGCGCGCACGCGCTGATGCTTGCCGTCGGCGCCGGTCTCTTCCTTCCCGTACTTGCGGCAGGCACATTGTTCGGCACGAAAGTGAGCGCGGCGGCCGCGCCGGTTAGCGTTTCCGTGTTCTGCGGAGCGTTCATTTCCGGAATCGGGATGCAGCTCAGTAGCCGCTGTGCGTGCGGGACGCTCTACTCGGCGAACGGCGGTGGCATCAGTATGATCGTCACGTTGTTTGCCTTTATTGCCGGATCGGTTCTCGGCACCGCACATATGGTGTACTGGAGCGTGTTGCCTTCGCTCGGCTCGCTGACATTTGGCGATACGTTTGGCGCTGTGCCAGCGCTCGCACTGAGCTGGATTGTCCTCGGTGGCATTTCGATCCTGACGGTCGTCGTCGAAAGACGGCGCCACGGTACGGGAGCGCCGCCACCCATTAGCGTGTCGTCCCAGCACTCGCTTGTCCACGGTCCCTGGCCACTGGCAGCCGCTGCGCTCCTGCTTGCCGTGCTCAACTTCGCCACGCTTGCGGTGTCCGGCCAGGCGTGGCGCGTGACTTCCGCCTTCGCGCTGTGGGGCGCAAAAGCTGTATCGGCGACTGGCATCAAGGTCGCACGCTGGCCGTACTGGGCTTCGTACGACAACGCTGTGGCGCTTGCGGCACCGCTGTCTCACGACGTGCCCACGGTGATGAACGTGGGCATCATGCTTGGCGCGATGATGGCCGCAGCGCTCGCGGGCCGCTATGCGCCGGTGTGGCGCGTACCGTTAAGGCCACTGCTTGCAGCCGCGTTTGGCGGTCTCATGCTGGGGTACGGCGCGCGCCTGGCGTACGGATCCAACGTCGGGGCTTATTTCAGCGGTATCGTTTCGGCAAGCGCGCATGGCTGGCTATGGCTACTCGCCGCATTTGCCGGCAGCGCAGTCGGTATCCGCCTGCGGCCACGATTGGGTCTTCCAATCGAAAGCGGTGTGCCGGCATCGGACCGTTGA
- a CDS encoding Csu type fimbrial protein, producing the protein MLGAFTLGLQPANAIAATTTGTFTVSAVVPAACSLSADSMSFGTYSGSALSTTSTITATCTASTPYSIALDAGLNASTAGDTSARRLGFGGSFIAYDLFQDAAHANHWGNTTGTDVYSGTGSGSSQAISVYGSLAAGAVPAPGTYSDTITATLTY; encoded by the coding sequence ATGCTGGGGGCGTTCACGCTCGGCCTGCAGCCTGCCAATGCGATCGCAGCGACTACCACCGGCACATTCACCGTCTCCGCAGTTGTGCCGGCCGCCTGCTCGCTGTCAGCTGACTCGATGAGCTTCGGTACCTATAGCGGCAGCGCGCTCAGCACGACCTCGACGATCACGGCGACCTGCACGGCCAGTACGCCGTACAGCATTGCGCTGGACGCCGGGTTGAACGCCAGCACGGCAGGCGACACGAGCGCCCGTCGGCTCGGGTTCGGCGGCAGCTTCATTGCATACGACCTGTTTCAGGACGCCGCTCACGCGAACCACTGGGGTAATACCACGGGCACGGACGTGTATTCCGGAACCGGCTCCGGATCATCGCAGGCTATCAGTGTCTATGGCAGCCTGGCGGCGGGAGCCGTCCCAGCGCCGGGCACGTATTCCGATACGATCACGGCTACGCTGACGTACTGA
- a CDS encoding fimbrial biogenesis chaperone, which produces MAVMTVRQRIATTGGLVAFLCLLLAARAASAQSLTVLPVTFQLPPGQAAAALTLVNGGSRPTSIQVRAFAWSQSTGDDQLTPSTELLASPPLATIAPGASQIVRLVLRRPPQDREATYRILIDQIPPPAEPGVVHVVLRLSLPVFAEAANRTAPARLQFQLRRDATEAYLVALNEGERHQAVRDIVLTTSDGRKLKTEPNASPYVLAGASRRWRIPAQTPLPAAGETVRLTANADTSTGTIDQSIPVVGGR; this is translated from the coding sequence ATGGCCGTAATGACCGTACGTCAGCGCATAGCGACAACCGGTGGCCTTGTCGCTTTTCTTTGTCTGCTGCTGGCCGCTCGCGCGGCCAGCGCGCAGTCGCTGACGGTGTTGCCGGTCACGTTTCAATTACCCCCCGGGCAGGCGGCTGCCGCGCTCACGCTTGTGAACGGAGGCAGCCGTCCGACTTCAATCCAGGTCCGTGCGTTCGCATGGAGCCAGTCCACGGGTGACGACCAGCTCACGCCGTCCACCGAACTGCTTGCCAGTCCGCCACTTGCCACCATCGCGCCGGGCGCGTCGCAAATCGTGCGCCTCGTGCTGCGTCGTCCGCCGCAAGATCGTGAGGCAACTTATCGGATCCTGATTGACCAGATTCCTCCTCCGGCCGAGCCGGGCGTCGTGCACGTTGTGCTGCGCCTGTCGCTGCCCGTCTTTGCCGAAGCGGCCAACCGCACCGCGCCGGCGCGTCTGCAGTTCCAGCTCAGACGGGATGCCACCGAAGCCTACCTCGTCGCACTGAACGAGGGCGAGCGCCACCAGGCAGTGCGTGACATCGTGCTCACGACAAGCGATGGGAGAAAACTGAAAACCGAGCCCAATGCATCGCCCTACGTGCTTGCCGGTGCGTCCCGCCGCTGGCGTATTCCGGCGCAGACGCCGCTACCGGCCGCCGGGGAGACGGTGCGCCTCACTGCGAACGCAGACACAAGCACGGGCACGATCGATCAGTCCATTCCGGTTGTGGGCGGACGGTGA
- a CDS encoding cytochrome P460 family protein — MLKRLSVIGAVVIACTASFSTGVWADSDGQDLPTVKRQLPEYTADGQLLLPKNFHQWIYVGSPLTPNALNGGKANFPEYHNVYIEPGSYAIYKKTGEFPEGTIFVKELQLTTQQQFPDGSRNEPSGRGYFPGKFNGADVTVKDSKRFAATDGWGYFNFNHFEPKAKMAKVKAKEECAFCHIASAKKDDVWTQFYRLLDDDGHLNPNYKPGT, encoded by the coding sequence ATGTTGAAGCGACTCTCGGTCATTGGTGCCGTGGTGATTGCGTGCACGGCATCGTTTAGCACCGGTGTCTGGGCTGACTCTGATGGTCAGGATCTACCCACAGTAAAACGACAGCTTCCGGAATACACCGCAGATGGCCAGCTGCTACTTCCGAAGAATTTTCATCAATGGATCTACGTCGGGAGTCCGTTGACGCCGAACGCCCTTAACGGCGGCAAAGCGAACTTCCCGGAGTATCACAACGTGTACATCGAACCGGGTTCGTACGCGATCTACAAAAAGACTGGCGAATTCCCGGAGGGAACCATCTTCGTCAAGGAGCTTCAGCTGACCACGCAGCAACAGTTCCCCGATGGATCGAGGAATGAGCCTTCCGGTCGCGGTTACTTTCCGGGGAAGTTCAATGGCGCTGATGTCACCGTGAAGGATTCAAAGCGCTTTGCAGCGACAGACGGCTGGGGATACTTCAATTTCAATCACTTTGAGCCAAAGGCAAAGATGGCAAAGGTGAAGGCGAAAGAAGAGTGTGCGTTCTGCCATATCGCGAGCGCAAAGAAGGACGATGTGTGGACGCAGTTCTACCGGTTGCTGGATGATGATGGCCACCTGAACCCCAACTACAAGCCCGGAACCTGA
- a CDS encoding TetR/AcrR family transcriptional regulator, producing the protein MDAATRLFGRYGYHAVGIDWVTAESRVTKATMYRYFPSKTDLIAQVLQQRQRDCAASLEKALASADTPLAGLEQVFRWHGDWFNAQNFTGCMFAHAAAEFPSKGSTVHDIAVAQKTGLTKRIEQLAAQLVGAENAAALAPVLVMLLDGATLSAQVADRKASADEAWSAARDLIAAYCVRSVQDSWEADVIVDIRKS; encoded by the coding sequence ATGGACGCCGCGACCAGGCTATTTGGCAGGTACGGCTATCACGCAGTCGGAATCGACTGGGTCACTGCCGAGTCGCGCGTGACCAAGGCAACGATGTACCGTTATTTCCCGTCGAAAACTGATCTGATCGCCCAGGTCCTTCAACAACGTCAGCGGGATTGCGCCGCTTCGCTAGAGAAGGCCCTGGCGAGCGCGGACACGCCGCTCGCCGGGCTCGAACAGGTGTTCAGATGGCACGGCGACTGGTTCAACGCGCAAAATTTCACCGGCTGCATGTTCGCCCATGCGGCAGCGGAATTTCCGTCGAAAGGCTCGACCGTTCACGACATCGCCGTTGCACAAAAGACCGGCCTGACGAAACGGATCGAGCAGCTCGCCGCGCAGCTCGTCGGCGCTGAAAACGCAGCCGCGCTGGCCCCCGTCCTGGTCATGCTGCTGGACGGGGCAACACTGTCGGCGCAAGTCGCTGACAGAAAGGCCTCCGCCGACGAAGCGTGGAGCGCGGCCCGCGATCTGATTGCCGCTTACTGTGTGAGATCCGTGCAGGACTCGTGGGAAGCGGACGTGATCGTGGACATCAGGAAATCATAG
- a CDS encoding Csu type fimbrial protein — MCRSGIAALSLMVSTTGQGACTISASGVAFGVYNPLSSSPADAVGMITLSCSRMSGTGHYAIALSAGVSGSYAGRAMRSGRSTLPYQLYTNAAHTEIWGDGSGGSAVVVGVDNLLQRGGTSTYPVYGRTPPRRPVGPGIYGDLIVMTVTF; from the coding sequence ATGTGCCGATCCGGCATCGCCGCGCTATCGCTCATGGTGAGCACGACGGGGCAGGGCGCGTGCACGATATCGGCATCCGGCGTCGCGTTCGGCGTATATAACCCGCTGTCGTCGTCCCCCGCGGACGCGGTCGGCATGATTACACTCAGTTGCTCCCGGATGTCTGGCACCGGCCACTATGCGATCGCGCTTAGCGCCGGCGTAAGCGGCAGCTATGCCGGTCGCGCGATGCGCAGCGGCCGGTCCACGCTGCCTTACCAGCTTTATACGAATGCCGCGCACACCGAGATCTGGGGTGACGGCAGCGGTGGCAGCGCGGTCGTCGTCGGCGTGGACAACCTACTCCAACGAGGCGGCACGTCGACATATCCGGTATATGGTCGTACTCCGCCACGGCGGCCCGTTGGTCCCGGCATTTACGGCGACCTGATCGTGATGACAGTCACGTTCTGA